In one Scylla paramamosain isolate STU-SP2022 unplaced genomic scaffold, ASM3559412v1 Contig45, whole genome shotgun sequence genomic region, the following are encoded:
- the LOC135098105 gene encoding uncharacterized protein LOC135098105, giving the protein MEQANKHFILRTAERISFRFDIYLGDAGGKRSRADHEDVNVEKMSEPAKKKLIFSDDDMSPLPASPPPDAPSGQESQQQQPTSQSIPPPQESLMPPPTEAQPQRSDESTVGGKEGQEVKKKSQENRKKKNIPPNTPEDDSTPKLPVAPAAPRKKLVPRVIKTTPVIDSDDDDLFAFNSQMF; this is encoded by the exons atggagcaagctAACAAACATTTCATCTTGAGAACTGCGG aacgcatctctttccgctttgatatctatctgggcgatgctgggggtaagcgaagccgtgctgaccatgaggatgtcaatgtggagaaaatgtcagaacctgcaaagaagaaattgatctttagtgatgacgacatgtcgccactgccggccagcccacctcctgacgctccatcaggacaggagtcgcaacagcagcagccgacATCGCAGTCGATTCCGCCACCTCAGGAGTCGCTGATGCCACCTCCGACCGAAGCACAGCCGCAACGGTCAGATGAGTCGACAGTAGGCGGcaaagagggtcaggaggtgaagaagaagtcgcaggaaaacagaaaaaaaaaaaatattccccctaacacgccagaggacgacagcacaccaaaactccccgttgctccagccgcccctcgtaagaagctggttcctagagttattaaaactacgcccgtcattgacagcgatgacgatgatctcttcgccttcaattcgcaaatgttttga